The window CGCCCGCGGGCACGGCGAAGCGCTGGGCGAAGCGGACCACCTCACCCAGCACCTCGTCGCGGTTGGTCTCGTTGAACACCTCATGCCGGGCGCCGGGGAAGACCCGCGCGGTGAAGTCCTCGCCCATGATCGCCATCACGCCCACCCGCGTGCCCTCCAGCGGTACCAGCCGGTCGTCGGAGCCGTGCACCCACAGCAGCGGCAGCGGTCCCACGCTCCCGGCGGCCAGACCCCGCTCGATCTCGGTGAGCATGGCGTTCACCGTGGCGCGTTTGAAGGGTCCGTGCCAGACCAGCTCGTCGGCCACGTACGCCTCGCCCACGGCCGGGTCCCGCGAGAGCGTGGACGGGTCGATGGGGGCGTCGGGGATCTCCTCGGCGGCGGCGATCCGCTCCAGGGCCTCCCACCGGCCCAGCACCGGCCCGGACAGCACCAGCGCGCTCAGCCGCTCGGGGTGGGTCTGGGCGTAGCGGGAGGCGATGAGCCCGCCCATGGAGTGGCCGATGAGCACGAGCGGCAGCGTCCGGTAGGCGGTGCGCGCCTGGGTGACGAGCCGGTGCACGTCCTCGACCACGCCCGCGTAGTCGTCGATCAGCACCCGCTCACCGGAGGAGCCCCCGTGCCCGCGGTGGTCGGCGCCGTAGACCACCGCGCCCGCTCTGACCAGGTCCTCGGCCACCGCGTGGTATCTGCCCAGGTGTTCGCCGTAGCCGTGCACCAGCACCGCGAGCCAGGTCGGCTCGCCCTCGGCCGGGGCCCACGCCCGCGCCGCCAGCTTCCCGGAACCGTCCGGTCCGCCCGCCAGGGCCCACTCGCGTGTGGTGATCACCGTGTCCCGCCTCCTCGCCCGAGCCTTCGTCTGCGACGATCGAAGCCGTGTACGACCGTCGGATGGTCACCCTACGGCGCGGCGGGGCCGGTGCGCAGCAGGGCGGGGCGGGACCGCGCGGCCCGTGGCTCCGGGGGGTGTGGGATCACCCGATACGCCGACCGGTGTCTCGTGTTGGCCCACGAAAAACGGCATATGGCACGATCAGGACTGCCCGCCGTTTAAAGGGATCTTCTACGCTTATCTATGGGTACCCCTCGGGCCGGGTACACCTTCGTACACGGACCGCCCGACAACCCGGACTGGAGAGGGTGACGCCCGTGCTGGCCGACTCCTACGGACGAGTGGCGACCGACCTGCGGGTCTCGCTCACCGATCGCTGCAACCTCAGGTGCACCTACTGCATGCCACCGGAGGGCTTGGAGTGGTTGCCCAAGCCGGAACTGCTCACCGACGACGAACTCCTGCGTCTCATCCGCATCGGTGTCACCCGCCTCGGCATCACCGAGGTGCGCTTCACCGGCGGAGAACCCCTGCTCCGCCGAGGCCTGCCCGGCCTCGTCGCCGGAACCACCGCGCTGGAGCCCCGCCCCCACACCGCCCTGACCACCAACGGCATCGGACTGGCCCGCATGGCCCCCGCCCTCGCCGAGGCCGGGCTCGACCGCGTCAACGTCTCCCTCGACACCCTGCGCCCCGACGTGTTCGAGACCCTCGCCCGCCGCCGCAGGCTCGGCGACGTCCTCGACGGCCTGGCGGGCGCCGCCCGGGCCGGGCTCACCCCCGTCAAGGTCAACGCGGTGCTCATGCGCGGAGTCAACGACGACGACGCCCCCGACCTGCTGCGCTTCTGCATTGAGCACGGCTACGAGCTGCGGTTCATCGAGCAGATGCCGCTGGACGCCCAGCACGGCTGGCGGCGCGACACCATGATCACCGCCGAGGAGATCCTCGCCACCCTCGAAACCGAGTTCACGCTCGACGCGGCCGACGCCGACACGCGAGGCAGCGCCCCCGCCGAGCTCTTCCACGTGCGCGGAGCCCGCTTCCCCAACGGGGAGCAGGCCACCGTCGGCGTCATCGGATCGGTCACCCGGCCCTTCTGCGGCGCCTGCGACCGCGTCCGCCTCACCGCCGACGGACAGGTGCGCAACTGCCTGTTCGCCCGCGAGGAGTCCGACCTGCGCTCCCTGCTGCGGGGCGGCGCCACCGACGAGGAGATCGCCCGGAGCTGGACCGCCGCGGTGTCCGCCAAGCTGCCCGGACACGGCATCAACGACCCCAGCTTCCTCCAGCCGTCCCGGCCGATGTCGGCCATCGGCGGCTGAGCCCCGCCCGCGGCACGCCACCGGTGCGCCCGGACCCCGCGCCCGCCCCGCCCTAAAATCCGTTGCCTCCTCAGACCGGCTCTGGCTTGATGTCCCAGGGGCGCGACCGCGTACGCGCCCCGTACGAACGACCGCACAGGCCGTGCCGGGAAGGGGAGGTGGCCTGAACATGCCCTACACCGAGGTTTCCGGGGAACGCGTCCCCATCCGCATGTGGGCCGCGCCCGACGAGGTCGAGGCCGCGGCCATGGAGCAGCTGCGCAACGTCACCCGCGTGCCGTGGGTGCACGGACTGGCCGTCATGCCCGACGTGCACTACGGCAAGGGCGCCACCGTCGGATCGGTCATCGCCATGCGCGACGCGGTCAGCCCCGCCGCCGTCGGCGTGGACATCGGCTGCGGCATGACCGCCGTGCGCACCGACCTGACCGCCGAGCGCCTGCCCGACGACCTCCGGCGGCTGCGCTCCGCCCTGGAGGCCGTGATCCCGGTCGGCTACCACGCCCACGACGAACCGGTCGACCCCGCCGCCGTCCCCACCCTGCGCGAGGCCGACTGGTCCGGCTTCTGGGCGGGGTTCGACGCCCTGGCCGACGCCGTGCGCCCCCGCCGCGAGCGCGCCCTGCGCCAGATGGGCACCCTCGGCGGCGGCAACCACTTCCTGGAGGTGTGCCTGGACGACGGCGGCGCCGTGTGGCTGGTGCTGCACTCCGGGTCGCGCAACATCGGCAAGGAGCTGGCCTCCCACCACATCGAGCGGGCCCAGGCGCTGCCGCACAACCAGGACCTGCCCGACCGCGACCTGGCG is drawn from Nocardiopsis dassonvillei subsp. dassonvillei DSM 43111 and contains these coding sequences:
- the moaA gene encoding GTP 3',8-cyclase MoaA — translated: MLADSYGRVATDLRVSLTDRCNLRCTYCMPPEGLEWLPKPELLTDDELLRLIRIGVTRLGITEVRFTGGEPLLRRGLPGLVAGTTALEPRPHTALTTNGIGLARMAPALAEAGLDRVNVSLDTLRPDVFETLARRRRLGDVLDGLAGAARAGLTPVKVNAVLMRGVNDDDAPDLLRFCIEHGYELRFIEQMPLDAQHGWRRDTMITAEEILATLETEFTLDAADADTRGSAPAELFHVRGARFPNGEQATVGVIGSVTRPFCGACDRVRLTADGQVRNCLFAREESDLRSLLRGGATDEEIARSWTAAVSAKLPGHGINDPSFLQPSRPMSAIGG
- a CDS encoding alpha/beta hydrolase, translating into MITTREWALAGGPDGSGKLAARAWAPAEGEPTWLAVLVHGYGEHLGRYHAVAEDLVRAGAVVYGADHRGHGGSSGERVLIDDYAGVVEDVHRLVTQARTAYRTLPLVLIGHSMGGLIASRYAQTHPERLSALVLSGPVLGRWEALERIAAAEEIPDAPIDPSTLSRDPAVGEAYVADELVWHGPFKRATVNAMLTEIERGLAAGSVGPLPLLWVHGSDDRLVPLEGTRVGVMAIMGEDFTARVFPGARHEVFNETNRDEVLGEVVRFAQRFAVPAGGV
- a CDS encoding RtcB family protein, with product MPYTEVSGERVPIRMWAAPDEVEAAAMEQLRNVTRVPWVHGLAVMPDVHYGKGATVGSVIAMRDAVSPAAVGVDIGCGMTAVRTDLTAERLPDDLRRLRSALEAVIPVGYHAHDEPVDPAAVPTLREADWSGFWAGFDALADAVRPRRERALRQMGTLGGGNHFLEVCLDDGGAVWLVLHSGSRNIGKELASHHIERAQALPHNQDLPDRDLAVFVTGTPEMDDYRRDLFWAQEYARRNRDVMMGLACRTLAEQVPGTRFEQWISCHHNYVAEETYDGVDVLVTRKGAIRAGKGDLGIIPGSMATGTYIVRGLGNPASFNSASHGAGRRMSRNKARRTFTEADLVEQTRGVECRKDRGVVDEIPAAYKDLESVIEAQADLVEVVAHLRQVVCVKG